Proteins found in one Triticum urartu cultivar G1812 chromosome 4, Tu2.1, whole genome shotgun sequence genomic segment:
- the LOC125551086 gene encoding stress response protein nst1-like: MCILCAVQRWSRRVATMLPWLVLPLILLWALSQLLPTAYRFEVTSPRLACVSVLLLTLFWYEILLPRLSLWRARRSARLREERRAHALELQKLRKTATRRCRNCNNPYRDQNPGGGKFMCSYCGHVSKRPVLDLGPAGKVPTGWPCSQDWANAVGDPGYWLDLRCSADNSYSGFSWRLFSTFYVSVAWFWKKVFRFGSSGDGGGMGRDGKMLTKGDNAGKAEESRVDKAKRKAEEKRLARLEREMLEEEEKKQREEMAKLVEERRRLRDEKAEAEERSKGATPVGEKDARKEAERKRQERRRKEDKGSSKSNSDCEDIDRRVSREGEWKRDFDRRNEPDRRDTGRVGADGYKPHNFEANVQGSKVVQSKTKYFGRMTGGLLSSSRGFSGGSIFGRSAQAPAPQANKVTKPLVTATDQSTVKRDAQSAAAQAMAKSATAGETRNMWNNSHQPVSPNMQAHPTGPKKSWHQLFSRSTSVSPCPDVTAAAREKKGQPELNGAQISSAQNFLAHYPPLDSNPRLSQSMHFTGFSLVNGAPPNTPPSHFPAGHTPFCAEAETTVLEELERFEDPCYDPDAIALLGPVSESLDNFPPDWDNRFTLNGVAKEPHVKPSPIESPLSRSRTVEEKPIKPSHFSISKGPDGSMTPEATDEQGTWQMWSTPLVQDTLGLRGPQMQWLLPNKDQFNHGVSNLNGGTRSSLGAGLHDSDLWLQKSPFQQLPLDTESLFLSHNFPETPVHSELGFGSPNKVAHAHPFGPPGPGHPWSKEELVLNGPQGVSQIHSPTGAHAGLFPTNPDMQSVWSFDQKRDSMEPTK, from the exons ATGTGTATACTGTGCGCCGTGCAACGGTGGTCGCGGCGCGTCGCCACCATGCTGCCGTGGCTCGTCCTCCCGCTCATCCTCCTCTGGGCGCTCTCCCAGCTCCTGCCCACAGCCTACCGCTTCGAGGTCACCTCTCCGCGCCTCGCCTGTGTCTCCGTCCTGCTCCTCACCCTCTTCTGGTACGAGATTCTTCTCCCACGCCTCTCCCTCTGGCGCGCACGCCGCTCCGCGCGCCTTCGCGAGGAGCGCCGTGCCCACGCACTCGAGCTACAGAAGCTCCGCAAGACCGCCACACGCCGCTGCCGCAACTGCAACAACCCATATAGGGACCAGAACCCTGGAGGCGGCAAGTTCATGTGCTCTTATTGTGGCCACGTATCCAAGCGGCCTGTGCTTGACCTTGGCCCTGCAGGGAAGGTCCCAACTGGTTGGCCTTGCAGTCAGGATTGGGCCAATGCTGTAGGTGACCCAGGTTACTGGCTTGACCTGCGGTGCTCCGCCGATAATTCATACTCAGGCTTCTCATGGCGGCTGTTCTCGACCTTCTATGTGAGCGTGGCATGGTTCTGGAAGAAAGTGTTCAGGTTTGGGTCATCGGGGGACGGTGGTGGCATGGGCCGGGATGGCAAAATGTTGACAAAAGGAGATAATGCAGGGAAGGCTGAGGAGAGCAGAGTGGACAAGGCAAAAAGGAAGGCTGAAGAGAAGAGGTTGGCGAGGCTAGAGAGGGAAATGCTGGAGGAGGAGGAAAAGAAGCAGCGGGAAGAGATGGCAAAACTAGTAGAGGAGCGTAGAAGGCTGAGGGATGAGAAAGCAGAGGCTGAGGAACGATCCAAAGGCGCTACCCCTGTCGGGGAGAAGGATGCTAGGAAGGAAGCAGAACGAAAGCGTCAGGAAAGAAGGAGGAAGGAAGACAAGGGATCAAGCAAGAGTAATTCAGATTGCGAGGATATTGACAGAAGAGTAAGCAGAGAGGGTGAGTGGAAGCGGGACTTCGATAGAAGGAATGAGCCAGACAGGCGGGATACAGGTAGAGTTGGAGCAGATGGATATAAGCCTCATAACTTTGAAGCTAACGTTCAGGGTAGTAAGGTAGTACAGAGCAAGACAAAATATTTTGGTCGTATGACTGGAGGTTTGTTATCTTCTTCCAGAGGTTTCAGCGGTGGTTCCATTTTTGGTAGGAGTGCTCAGGCCCCTGCTCCTCAAGCTAACAAGGTGACTAAACCACTTGTTACTGCAACTGACCAGAGTACAGTTAAAAGAGACGCCCAGTCTGCAGCTGCACAAGCAATGGCCAAATCTGCTACCGCTGGAGAAACTAGAAATATGTGGAATAATTCTCATCAACCT GTTAGTCCAAATATGCAGGCACATCCCACAGGTCCTAAAAAGTCATGGCATCAGCTGTTTAGTCGCTCAACAtcagtttctccttgtcctgatGTTACTGCTGCAGCTCGTGAAAAGAAGGGGCAACCAGAACTAAATGGAGCACAGATAAGCAGTGCCCAAAATTTTCTGGCTCACTATCCTCCTCTGGACAGCAATCCAAGGTTAAGCCAGTCAATGCATTTTACAGGGTTTTCACTAGTAAATGGAGCACCTCCCAACACACCTCCATCTCATTTTCCAGCTGGGCACACGCCCTTCTGTGCTGAGGCAGAAACAACAGTATTGGAAGAACTGGAGAGATTTGAGGACCCGTGCTATGATCCAGATGCAATTGCATTGCTTGGGCCAGTTTCAGAATCCCTAGACAACTTCCCTCCAGACTGGGATAACAGGTTTACCTTAAATGGTGTCGCCAAGGAACCACATGTTAAGCCGTCACCAATTGAGTCTCCCCTGTCAAGATCACGGACTGTTGAAGAAAAGCCTATAAAACCATCACATTTTTCTATTTCCAAAGGGCCTGATGGTTCGATGACACCTGAGGCTACCGATGAGCAAGGCACATGGCAAATGTGGAGCACACCATTGGTTCAGGACACTTTAGGCCTGCGAGGTCCTCAGATGCAGTGGCTTTTACCAAATAAGGATCAGTTTAACCATGGTGTCAGTAACTTGAATGGCGGAACAAGGAGCTCCCTCGGTGCTGGTTTGCATGACAGTGATTTATGGCTGCAGAAATCACCCTTCCAGCAATTGCCTCTTGATACAGAGAGTCTGTTCCTTTCACACAATTTTCCAGAAACTCCTGTTCACAGTGAGCTGGGTTTCGGATCTCCAAACAAAGTGGCCCACGCACACCCCTTTGGGCCACCTGGTCCTGGTCATCCTTGGTCCAA GGAGGAACTGGTGCTGAATGGACCTCAGGGAGTAAGTCAAATCCACTCACCGACTGGAGCGCATGCTGGCTTATTTCCAACTAATCCTGATATGCAGTCAGTTTGGTCGTTCGATCAAAAAAGAGACAGCATGGAACCTACAAAATGA